In Nocardia sputorum, a single genomic region encodes these proteins:
- a CDS encoding phytoene desaturase family protein, whose translation MTPTRSFYDVVIVGGGHNGLVAAAYLARAGRSVLVLERQPHVGGAAVSERVFAGVDARLSRYSYLVSLLPRSIVTDLGLRFETRRRAVSSYTPVGAGGLLVSSAPARTEASFARATGSESEYRAWRRFYASTGQLARRVFPTLTLPLPSKEALRHIVDDAATWEALFERPLGETIESTFADDTVRGVVLTDALIGTFTHAHDPSLRQNRCFLYHVIGGGTGDWDVPIGGMGALTDALAEAARAAGAEIVTGREVTSIETDGGTAEVGYADGKIGARYVLANVAPYTLAGLLGESPPPKPEGAQVKINMLLRRLPRLRDAEVDPREAFAGTFHIGESYAQLDRAYGEAAIGRIPSAPPAEIYCHTLTDPTILSPDLAAQGAHTLTLFGLHARAKLFAADHASVKAEFVKATLAQLDSVLAEPIADCLAKDENGAPCLEAKTPIELEREVGLPGGHIFHRDLAFPYLPEDADPADPAVRWGVATGHRNVFLCGAGAIRGGGVSGIPGHNAAMAVLAAGQAG comes from the coding sequence ATGACGCCGACGCGCTCCTTCTACGATGTCGTGATCGTCGGCGGCGGGCACAACGGTTTGGTGGCCGCCGCGTATCTGGCGCGGGCCGGGCGGTCGGTGCTGGTGCTGGAGCGGCAACCGCATGTCGGTGGTGCGGCGGTGTCCGAGCGGGTGTTCGCGGGCGTCGACGCCCGGTTGTCGCGGTACTCGTATCTGGTGAGCCTGTTGCCGCGGTCGATCGTGACGGATCTGGGCTTACGGTTCGAGACGCGGCGGCGGGCGGTCTCGTCCTACACACCGGTCGGGGCAGGGGGTTTGCTGGTCTCGTCGGCGCCCGCGCGGACGGAGGCGAGTTTCGCGCGGGCGACCGGCTCGGAGAGCGAATACCGGGCATGGCGGCGGTTCTACGCGTCCACTGGGCAGCTGGCCCGGCGGGTCTTCCCGACGCTGACCCTGCCGCTTCCGTCGAAAGAGGCGTTGCGGCACATCGTGGACGATGCGGCCACCTGGGAGGCGCTGTTCGAGCGGCCGCTCGGCGAGACGATCGAGTCGACCTTCGCCGACGACACGGTGCGCGGCGTGGTGCTCACCGATGCGCTGATCGGCACGTTCACCCACGCGCACGATCCGTCGCTGCGGCAGAATCGCTGCTTCCTGTATCACGTGATCGGCGGCGGGACCGGCGACTGGGATGTGCCGATCGGCGGCATGGGCGCGCTCACCGACGCGCTGGCCGAGGCCGCGCGCGCGGCAGGCGCGGAGATCGTCACCGGGCGCGAGGTGACGAGCATCGAAACCGACGGCGGGACAGCGGAAGTCGGTTACGCGGACGGCAAGATCGGAGCGCGGTACGTCCTGGCGAATGTGGCACCGTACACCCTTGCCGGGTTGCTCGGCGAGTCCCCGCCGCCGAAGCCCGAGGGCGCGCAGGTGAAGATCAATATGCTGCTGCGCCGCCTCCCACGATTGCGCGACGCCGAAGTCGATCCCCGGGAAGCATTCGCCGGGACTTTCCACATCGGCGAGTCGTACGCCCAGCTCGACCGAGCCTACGGCGAGGCCGCGATCGGCCGGATCCCGTCCGCGCCGCCGGCCGAGATCTATTGCCACACGCTGACCGATCCGACGATCCTGTCACCGGATCTGGCTGCGCAGGGTGCGCACACCCTCACCCTGTTCGGCCTGCATGCTCGCGCGAAGCTTTTCGCCGCCGACCACGCGTCGGTCAAAGCCGAGTTCGTGAAAGCCACCCTGGCCCAATTGGACTCGGTACTAGCCGAGCCGATCGCCGACTGCTTGGCGAAAGACGAGAACGGCGCGCCCTGCCTGGAGGCGAAGACGCCGATCGAACTCGAGCGCGAGGTCGGCCTGCCCGGTGGACACATCTTCCACCGGGATCTGGCCTTCCCCTACCTCCCGGAGGACGCCGACCCGGCCGACCCCGCCGTCCGGTGGGGCGTGGCGACCGGCCACCGCAACGTGTTCCTGTGCGGCGCGGGCGCCATCCGGGGCGGCGGCGTCAGTGGGATTCCCGGGCACAACGCCGCGATGGCCGTGCTCGCCGCCGGTCAGGCGGGCTGA